A single genomic interval of Anopheles marshallii chromosome 2, idAnoMarsDA_429_01, whole genome shotgun sequence harbors:
- the LOC128707631 gene encoding chymotrypsin-1-like translates to MPVNERYFQFSVCVLLFLYAAGFSEAEQRSGRIVGGRNADIKDHPHMLLLRKSGYATCSAVVIGNKHALTAAHCVYGVSDAKKISLHGGCTTQTGTSVVFSAERVLIHPNYNDSINDNDVAIIEISSEFSGHQNVAPITLQSAEPSTSSSSSSAVCNITGWGIANARTNAVSNTLQVGSLQLITPRTCRVQWHPLAITSSMICARGEAADTCAGDSGGPLVCEDRLYGIVSWGSSRCDKTKPAVFTKIFANSIRSFIKLSTGI, encoded by the exons ATGCCCGTCAATGAAAGATATTTCCAGTTTTCCGTGTGTGTGCTGCTATTCCTCTACGCCGCTGGCTTTAGTGAAGCAGAGCAAAGGTCTGGCCGGATTGTAGGTGGACGCAATGCAGACATAAAGGATCATCCGCATATGCTGCTTTTGCGCAAAAGTGGATACGCTACCTGTAGTGCAGTAGTGATAGGGAATAAGCACGCTCTCACTGCTGCCCACTGTGTGTACGGTGTGTCGGATGCAAAAAAG ATTTCTTTGCATGGTGGCTGTACAACACAAACGGGCACGAGTGTGGTATTTAGTGCTGAACGTGTTCTGATACACCCCAACTATAACGACAGCATCAATGATAATGACGTAGCGATCATTGAGATCAGCAGCGAGTTCAGTGGGCATCAGAATGTAGCACCTATAACGTTGCAGAGTGCAGAACCTTCCACGTCTTCGTCATCATCCTCTGCAGTTTGTAACATTACTGGTTGGGGTATAGCCAACGCTAGAACGAACGCCGTATCCAACACACTGCAAGTTGGGTCGCTTCAGCTCATCACCCCGAGAACCTGTCGTGTGCAATGGCATCCGCTTGCTATTACTTCCAG CATGATCTGCGCACGGGGTGAAGCTGCTGATACGTGCGCGGGTGACAGTGGAGGTCCCCTCGTTTGTGAGGATCGTTTGTATGGTATTGTGTCGTGGGGTAGTTCACGCTGTGATAAAACTAAGCCTGCAGTGTTCACCAAGATTTTTGCAAACAGCATACGATCTTTTATCAAATTAAGCACAGGTATTTAA